The Hymenobacter oligotrophus genome has a window encoding:
- a CDS encoding alpha/beta fold hydrolase, protein MQLHYREQGQGRPLVILHGLFGTLDNWQSLARRWAEQFCVIAVDLRNHGRSPHSDEHSYELMAQDVLELFDTLGLDGSQITLLGHSMGGKVAMRLALSHPERLAKLVVLDIAPRFSDMRHQDDILAGLQAVNLAQLENRQQADEALAQHIKWPDVRQFLLKNLYRRDDNTFAWRPNLAALTAEMEAIGAEITAETPFLKPTLFIRGGKSDYISTEDKLYHIPQLFPNSVVETVVDAGHWVHAEAPDKVYELVTTFASANY, encoded by the coding sequence ATGCAACTACATTACCGCGAACAAGGCCAGGGCCGCCCGCTTGTTATTCTGCACGGGCTGTTCGGGACTCTCGATAACTGGCAAAGCCTAGCGCGCCGCTGGGCTGAGCAATTCTGCGTCATTGCCGTCGACCTGCGCAACCACGGCCGCTCGCCCCACTCCGATGAGCACAGCTACGAGCTGATGGCCCAGGACGTGCTGGAGCTTTTCGATACGCTCGGCCTCGACGGCAGCCAAATTACCCTGCTAGGCCACAGCATGGGCGGCAAAGTAGCCATGCGCCTGGCCCTCAGCCACCCCGAGCGACTGGCCAAGCTGGTAGTGCTCGATATTGCCCCGCGCTTCAGCGACATGCGCCACCAAGACGATATTTTGGCTGGCCTGCAAGCCGTCAATTTGGCGCAGCTCGAAAACCGACAGCAAGCCGACGAGGCCTTAGCACAGCACATCAAATGGCCCGATGTGCGCCAGTTTTTGCTTAAAAACCTGTACCGCCGCGACGACAACACCTTCGCCTGGCGCCCCAACCTGGCGGCGCTTACCGCCGAGATGGAAGCCATTGGCGCCGAGATTACGGCCGAAACGCCTTTCCTGAAACCCACCTTGTTTATCCGCGGGGGCAAATCCGACTACATCAGCACCGAGGACAAGCTCTACCACATTCCGCAGCTGTTTCCCAACTCCGTGGTCGAAACCGTGGTAGATGCCGGCCACTGGGTGCACGCCGAGGCGCCCGACAAGGTATACGAGTTGGTAACGACCTTTGCGTCAGCCAATTATTAA
- a CDS encoding ATP-binding protein translates to MCFWLWATLAAHAQDSLGVARLRERLPALPVDTSRVRVLSQLCYALHDHSPNRALRYGEDAVRLARTLDDKPGLMRALLHLGSCYANLSDGPHALKLQQEALLLAQELQNSDGIVRGYTAMGSIHHERGDTINAWANYRQALARIRTPGVSVRTQLMLYGNLGGLFFYRGQHPKGMQYTRQATQLARRTGDRAGEAMYLGHLGTHYLQIGNYSIAEGLLRKALELSQAANNPRFVTSQQELLASVLLLTNKLDEAEELTRKALSQGRRIGFLERVLDGYNLMANIQAARQQYRQAYEWRQRYEALNDTLNSRARLGTLSALQSRYESAEKENQIRLLTQRAELQQLRNRELRIAVGALVLGLVGVGGLTWQLRRSKRALAANHAALEQANTQTQQLASSKDRLYSIVAHDLRGPVTSFVGVTELIDFYLRTGDEQGLRRLPEQVRQSAQHLNSLLDNLLNWAVTQTGELAFQPQQLQLSELLRDVEALHGPAAQARQISLSVAAAEGLTAWADANMTRTILRNLVSNALKCTPVGGTIRLGAVLTPDDRMVAICVSDSGFGMPEEQVQALLEPGRCTAPRPTIGRARSGTGLGLPLCLAFAKRQGGELSIKSTPGQGTTVQFTLPRTQV, encoded by the coding sequence ATGTGCTTTTGGTTGTGGGCCACACTGGCGGCTCACGCCCAAGATTCGCTCGGCGTGGCCCGGTTGCGGGAGCGTTTGCCTGCCCTACCCGTCGATACCAGCCGGGTGCGGGTGCTTAGCCAACTGTGCTACGCCCTGCACGACCATTCGCCCAACCGGGCCCTGCGCTACGGCGAAGATGCCGTACGGCTGGCCCGCACCCTCGACGATAAACCCGGGCTAATGCGGGCGTTGCTGCACCTAGGCAGTTGCTACGCAAACCTCTCCGACGGCCCCCATGCGCTTAAGCTGCAGCAAGAGGCCCTGTTGCTGGCCCAAGAGCTGCAAAACTCCGACGGCATAGTGCGCGGCTACACTGCCATGGGCAGCATTCATCACGAGCGCGGCGACACCATAAATGCCTGGGCCAATTACCGCCAGGCCCTCGCGCGCATTCGCACGCCCGGCGTGAGCGTGCGCACCCAACTGATGCTTTATGGCAACCTAGGTGGGCTTTTCTTCTACCGCGGCCAACACCCCAAAGGCATGCAGTACACCCGCCAGGCCACGCAACTGGCGCGCCGCACCGGCGACCGTGCCGGCGAGGCCATGTACCTAGGGCACCTTGGCACCCACTATTTGCAAATCGGCAACTACAGCATTGCCGAGGGGCTGTTACGCAAAGCACTGGAGCTCAGCCAGGCGGCCAACAACCCGCGGTTTGTAACCAGCCAACAGGAGCTGCTGGCCTCGGTATTGCTGCTCACCAACAAGCTCGACGAAGCCGAAGAACTAACGCGCAAAGCCCTGAGCCAGGGCCGCCGCATTGGGTTTCTGGAGCGCGTGCTCGATGGCTACAACCTGATGGCCAACATTCAGGCGGCGCGCCAACAGTACCGCCAAGCTTACGAGTGGCGGCAGCGCTACGAGGCCCTCAACGATACCCTCAACAGCCGGGCCCGCCTCGGTACGCTGTCGGCGCTGCAGTCGCGCTACGAGTCGGCCGAAAAGGAAAACCAGATTCGCCTGCTTACCCAGCGCGCCGAGTTGCAGCAGCTGCGCAACCGCGAGCTGCGCATTGCCGTGGGCGCGTTGGTGCTGGGCTTGGTGGGCGTAGGCGGGCTTACGTGGCAATTGCGGCGCAGCAAACGGGCTTTGGCGGCCAACCACGCGGCACTTGAGCAGGCCAACACCCAAACACAACAACTCGCCTCAAGCAAAGACCGCCTCTACTCCATCGTAGCCCACGATTTGCGCGGCCCCGTTACCTCGTTTGTAGGCGTGACGGAGCTGATCGATTTCTACCTGCGCACCGGCGACGAACAAGGCCTGCGCCGCTTGCCCGAGCAGGTGCGTCAATCGGCTCAGCACCTCAATAGCTTGCTCGATAACTTGCTGAATTGGGCCGTAACGCAAACCGGCGAGCTTGCCTTTCAGCCCCAGCAGCTGCAACTAAGTGAGCTGCTGCGCGATGTGGAAGCCTTGCACGGCCCCGCCGCCCAAGCGCGCCAAATTAGCCTGAGCGTGGCCGCCGCCGAGGGCCTAACGGCATGGGCCGATGCCAACATGACGCGCACCATTTTGCGCAACCTCGTGAGCAACGCCCTGAAGTGCACTCCCGTGGGCGGCACCATTCGCCTGGGCGCCGTACTCACCCCCGACGACCGCATGGTGGCCATATGCGTTTCGGACAGCGGCTTTGGCATGCCCGAAGAGCAAGTGCAGGCCCTGCTAGAGCCCGGCCGCTGCACCGCGCCGCGCCCCACCATTGGCCGCGCGCGCTCGGGCACGGGCTTGGGGCTGCCGTTGTGCTTAGCCTTTGCCAAGCGGCAAGGCGGCGAGCTGAGCATAAAGAGCACCCCGGGCCAAGGAACTACCGTACAGTTCACGTTGCCCCGCACCCAGGTTTAG
- the selD gene encoding selenide, water dikinase SelD, whose product MNPDLLAPSTSADAVRLTQYSHGAGCGCKIAPKVLDQILHTTVPQPHHERLLVGNASRDDAAVYDLGTGQALISTTDFFMPIVDDAYDFGRIASANAISDVYAMGGRPVLAIAVLGWPIDKLPPEVARRVIEGSRSVCAEAGIALAGGHSIDSPEPIFGLAVSGLVDIPNLKRNDTATEGCLLYLTKPLGVGMLTTAQKKGLLTEADAQLAPRQMMQLNKLGEPLGKLPQVKAMTDVTGFGLLGHLAEVAEGSQLTAEIDFAQVPRIAAAEAYRQQKAIPGGTHRNWDSYGHKVSGAGGDISEEQRHWLCDPQTSGGLLVCVAPEGRAAVEQLLREAGVPAEPFGQLRARQGSEPYIVVR is encoded by the coding sequence ATGAACCCCGACTTGCTTGCTCCTTCCACCTCCGCCGACGCCGTTCGCCTGACGCAGTACAGCCACGGCGCGGGTTGCGGCTGCAAAATCGCTCCAAAGGTGCTCGATCAGATTTTGCACACCACCGTGCCGCAGCCCCACCACGAGCGCCTGTTGGTGGGCAACGCCTCCCGCGACGACGCGGCCGTGTACGACCTAGGCACGGGCCAAGCCCTTATCAGCACCACCGATTTTTTCATGCCCATCGTCGACGATGCGTACGACTTTGGGCGCATTGCCTCGGCCAACGCCATTTCCGATGTGTACGCCATGGGCGGGCGCCCGGTGCTGGCCATTGCCGTACTGGGCTGGCCCATCGACAAGCTACCGCCCGAGGTGGCCCGGCGCGTGATTGAGGGCAGCCGCAGCGTGTGCGCCGAGGCCGGCATTGCGCTGGCCGGCGGCCACAGCATCGATTCGCCCGAGCCCATTTTTGGCCTGGCCGTGAGTGGTTTAGTCGACATTCCGAACCTGAAGCGCAACGACACGGCCACCGAAGGCTGCCTGCTGTACCTCACCAAGCCCCTCGGCGTGGGCATGCTGACAACGGCTCAGAAAAAAGGCTTGCTGACGGAGGCCGACGCGCAACTGGCCCCGCGCCAGATGATGCAGCTCAACAAACTGGGCGAGCCCCTAGGTAAGCTGCCCCAGGTAAAAGCCATGACCGACGTAACTGGCTTTGGCCTCCTAGGTCATTTGGCCGAAGTAGCCGAAGGCAGCCAGCTCACGGCCGAAATCGACTTTGCGCAAGTACCACGCATTGCCGCGGCCGAGGCCTACCGCCAACAGAAAGCCATACCCGGCGGCACGCACCGCAACTGGGATTCGTACGGCCACAAAGTGTCGGGCGCTGGCGGCGACATCAGCGAAGAGCAACGCCATTGGCTCTGCGACCCCCAAACTTCGGGCGGGTTGCTGGTGTGCGTAGCGCCCGAGGGCCGCGCCGCCGTGGAGCAGTTGCTGCGCGAAGCAGGTGTGCCGGCCGAGCCTTTTGGCCAGCTCCGCGCCCGCCAAGGCAGCGAGCCGTACATCGTGGTGCGCTAA
- a CDS encoding VOC family protein: MVPKLRVARPTNNLAALLPFYRDGLGFEVLGSFEDHAGFDGLMLGHPQAPYHLEFTHERGHLAAAAPSAEHLLVFYLPDATAWQQATARMQSAGFVPVLAHNPYWDVRGLTFEDPDGYRVVLQHAVWEV, from the coding sequence ATGGTTCCTAAGCTGCGCGTAGCCCGCCCCACCAACAACTTGGCCGCGCTGCTACCCTTCTACCGCGACGGGCTAGGCTTTGAGGTACTCGGCTCGTTTGAAGATCACGCCGGGTTCGATGGTCTGATGCTGGGCCACCCGCAGGCGCCGTACCACCTGGAGTTTACGCACGAGCGCGGCCACTTAGCCGCAGCGGCTCCTTCGGCCGAGCACTTGCTCGTGTTTTACCTGCCCGATGCCACCGCCTGGCAGCAAGCCACTGCCCGCATGCAAAGCGCTGGGTTTGTGCCCGTACTTGCCCACAACCCGTATTGGGATGTGCGCGGCCTTACCTTCGAAGACCCCGACGGCTACCGCGTGGTGCTGCAACATGCGGTCTGGGAAGTATAG
- the mnmH gene encoding tRNA 2-selenouridine(34) synthase MnmH, with the protein MPRLLLPDFMAGPADAPIFDARAPLEYAQGHIPGAVSFPIFSDEERARIGTTYKRVSQDKAVLLGLDFFGPKMSQLVREAQQLAPGKEVRLHCWRGGMRSGAVQWLLELAGFRVHLLDKGYKDYRRWALAELARPRPLLALGGLTGSGKTDVLHVLNQYHHEPTIDLEGLAHHKGSAFGAIGLPPQPTTEQFENELAWQLHQQAQAPRLWLEDESRTIGTVALPGALYEHLRQAPLIVLDIPRPVRTRKLADEYGRHAPELLRQAIERIQKKLGGLMTKEALAAIDAGDMEKMVDIALGYYDKTYRHGLDDRAGKVPLVRVPSDTCDPTVNAELVLAAANQLSAASAAPTAHGS; encoded by the coding sequence ATGCCGCGCCTCCTGCTCCCCGACTTTATGGCTGGCCCTGCCGATGCACCAATTTTTGATGCGCGGGCGCCGCTGGAGTACGCCCAGGGGCACATACCGGGCGCGGTAAGTTTCCCCATCTTTTCCGACGAGGAACGGGCACGCATCGGCACTACGTATAAGCGCGTGAGCCAGGACAAGGCCGTGCTCCTGGGCCTTGATTTCTTCGGGCCGAAAATGAGTCAGCTGGTACGCGAAGCCCAACAGCTGGCCCCCGGCAAGGAGGTACGCCTGCACTGCTGGCGCGGCGGCATGCGCTCAGGGGCGGTGCAATGGCTGCTCGAGCTGGCCGGTTTTCGGGTGCACCTGCTCGACAAAGGCTACAAAGATTACCGCCGCTGGGCCCTGGCCGAGCTGGCCCGCCCCCGCCCGTTGCTGGCCCTAGGTGGCCTTACCGGCTCGGGCAAAACCGATGTGCTGCACGTACTAAACCAGTACCACCACGAGCCCACCATCGACTTGGAGGGGCTGGCGCATCACAAGGGCTCGGCGTTTGGGGCCATTGGCCTACCGCCGCAGCCCACCACCGAGCAGTTCGAGAACGAGCTGGCCTGGCAACTTCACCAACAAGCCCAGGCACCTAGGCTGTGGCTCGAAGACGAAAGCCGCACCATTGGCACAGTGGCCTTGCCCGGCGCCCTTTACGAGCACTTGCGCCAGGCTCCGCTTATCGTGCTCGATATTCCGCGCCCGGTGCGTACGCGCAAGCTGGCCGACGAGTACGGCCGCCACGCGCCCGAGCTGCTGCGCCAAGCCATTGAGCGCATTCAAAAGAAGCTCGGCGGGCTGATGACCAAGGAAGCCTTAGCCGCCATCGACGCCGGCGACATGGAAAAGATGGTGGACATTGCCCTTGGCTACTACGACAAAACGTACCGCCACGGCCTCGACGACCGCGCAGGCAAAGTGCCCTTGGTGCGGGTACCCTCCGATACTTGCGACCCAACGGTTAACGCCGAGCTGGTGCTAGCTGCCGCCAACCAACTTTCGGCCGCTTCGGCTGCACCTACTGCACATGGTTCCTAA
- a CDS encoding pyridoxine 5'-phosphate synthase, with protein MTKLSVNINKIATLRNARGHNRPDVLQAARDCERFGAEGITVHPRPDERHIRYQDVRDLKGIVTTELNVEGNPTPDFLELVREVRPEQVTLVPDAPDAITSNAGWDTLCHQEYLRGIVQELKALGCRVSIFLDPDLEMVKAAVGTGTDRIELYTEAYATQYRHNREAAVAPYRAAAALAQQLGLGVNAGHDLDLDNLAFLKQQLPALQEVSIGHALICDALYLGLENTIQLYRRQLL; from the coding sequence ATGACAAAGCTTAGCGTAAACATAAATAAAATAGCCACCCTGCGGAATGCCCGCGGCCACAACCGCCCCGATGTGTTGCAAGCCGCGCGCGACTGCGAGCGGTTTGGCGCAGAGGGCATTACCGTGCACCCCCGCCCCGACGAGCGCCACATTCGGTACCAAGACGTGCGCGACCTGAAGGGCATCGTGACCACCGAGCTGAACGTGGAGGGCAACCCCACCCCCGATTTCCTGGAGTTGGTGCGCGAAGTGCGCCCCGAGCAAGTAACACTGGTGCCCGATGCGCCCGATGCCATTACCTCCAATGCCGGTTGGGATACGCTATGCCACCAAGAGTACCTTCGGGGCATTGTGCAGGAGCTGAAGGCCTTGGGCTGCCGCGTGAGCATTTTCCTCGACCCCGACCTGGAAATGGTAAAAGCAGCCGTGGGCACCGGCACCGACCGCATCGAGCTGTATACCGAAGCCTACGCCACCCAGTACCGCCACAACCGCGAGGCGGCCGTGGCACCTTACCGCGCGGCCGCAGCCTTGGCCCAGCAGCTCGGCTTGGGCGTAAACGCCGGCCACGACCTCGACCTCGATAACCTGGCTTTTCTGAAGCAGCAATTGCCGGCCTTGCAGGAGGTAAGCATTGGCCACGCGCTTATTTGCGACGCGCTGTATCTAGGGCTCGAAAACACCATTCAGCTCTACCGTCGGCAGCTTCTGTAA
- a CDS encoding GatB/YqeY domain-containing protein, which produces MTLKERIDADIKKAMLAKDKVRLTALRSIKSQIMLAETAEGFQGSLTADAELKLLNKAAKQRREAAEMYQKQFRSDLEEVELAELAIIEEYLPAQLSEADLTERLVEIIGRVGATGPSDLGKVMGVAARELAGQADGRAISQEVNRLLNNTNF; this is translated from the coding sequence ATGACGCTGAAAGAACGCATCGACGCCGATATCAAGAAGGCCATGCTGGCCAAAGACAAAGTTCGCCTGACTGCCCTGCGCAGCATTAAGTCGCAAATCATGCTAGCCGAAACCGCCGAAGGTTTCCAAGGCAGCCTGACCGCCGACGCCGAGCTGAAGCTCCTCAACAAAGCCGCCAAGCAGCGCCGCGAAGCCGCCGAGATGTACCAAAAGCAGTTCCGCTCCGACCTCGAGGAGGTAGAGCTGGCCGAACTGGCCATCATCGAAGAGTACCTGCCCGCGCAGTTGTCGGAGGCCGACCTTACCGAGCGGTTGGTTGAAATTATTGGCCGCGTTGGCGCCACCGGTCCTTCCGACCTAGGCAAAGTAATGGGCGTGGCCGCGCGCGAGCTGGCCGGCCAAGCCGATGGCCGCGCCATTTCGCAAGAAGTAAACCGCTTGCTCAACAACACGAATTTTTAG
- a CDS encoding CvpA family protein, which yields MSGFDLLLLVPLAVGAVKGFRRGIVLEVASLVAFVLGVLGGLKLLGAAIPLVRHYVGEAFGMLPLVSFLLVFAIIAWGVHMAGGLLKSVVHLTPLGVLDNLVGGAAGALKWVLGLSLLLYGTGLAGLPIAQPLTHNSVLLPVVAEATPLALQVVGVVLPFASELLATLRNVF from the coding sequence ATGTCCGGCTTCGATTTATTGTTGCTCGTGCCTTTGGCCGTGGGCGCAGTCAAAGGCTTTCGGCGCGGTATTGTGCTGGAGGTTGCCTCGCTGGTGGCCTTTGTGCTGGGCGTGCTGGGCGGCCTGAAACTGCTCGGGGCGGCCATTCCGCTGGTGCGCCACTACGTGGGCGAGGCGTTTGGCATGCTGCCGTTGGTGTCGTTTCTGTTGGTGTTTGCCATCATAGCCTGGGGCGTGCACATGGCCGGCGGGCTGCTGAAAAGCGTGGTACACCTTACGCCCCTAGGCGTGCTCGACAACCTTGTAGGCGGGGCAGCCGGGGCCCTTAAGTGGGTACTTGGCCTGAGCTTGCTGCTCTACGGCACCGGGCTGGCCGGTTTGCCCATTGCCCAACCGCTCACCCACAACTCGGTGCTGCTGCCCGTGGTGGCCGAGGCTACGCCGCTGGCCCTGCAAGTGGTGGGCGTGGTGCTGCCGTTTGCCTCCGAGCTGCTTGCCACGCTGCGGAACGTGTTTTAG
- a CDS encoding anthranilate synthase component II produces the protein MRLLLLDNFDSFTYNLLDYFCQLGTEVMVRRNDVPLSELLALPFDAVVLSPGPGTPRQAGNMMALLEQVHQRVPVLGVCLGHQALGEFFGAELGRAARPMHGKVSEMQVAAGEELFAGLPARMPVTRYHSLVLRNLPPTLVPLAYTADADHELMALRHHALPLYGVQFHPEALLTTHGLAMLRNWVRIAYHCTGVATQLAPPKALIENDGIAD, from the coding sequence ATGCGCCTGCTGCTGCTCGATAACTTCGATTCCTTTACCTACAACCTGCTCGATTACTTCTGCCAGCTGGGCACCGAAGTAATGGTGCGCCGCAACGACGTGCCCTTGTCCGAGCTGCTGGCGCTGCCCTTCGATGCGGTGGTGCTGTCGCCGGGGCCGGGTACACCTCGGCAAGCAGGCAACATGATGGCTTTGCTCGAGCAAGTGCACCAGCGCGTGCCGGTACTGGGCGTCTGCCTAGGTCATCAGGCCCTAGGCGAGTTTTTCGGGGCCGAACTGGGGCGGGCCGCGCGGCCCATGCACGGCAAGGTTTCTGAAATGCAGGTGGCGGCAGGGGAGGAGCTGTTTGCCGGCCTGCCCGCGCGCATGCCCGTTACGCGCTACCACTCGTTGGTGCTCCGCAATTTGCCGCCAACGCTGGTGCCCTTGGCCTACACCGCCGACGCCGACCACGAGCTGATGGCCTTGCGCCACCACGCGCTGCCGCTCTACGGCGTGCAGTTTCACCCAGAGGCGCTGCTAACCACCCACGGGCTGGCCATGCTGCGTAATTGGGTACGGATTGCGTATCATTGCACAGGTGTGGCCACGCAGTTGGCCCCGCCCAAGGCGCTTATTGAGAACGATGGAATTGCAGATTAA
- a CDS encoding alpha/beta fold hydrolase, whose product MELQIKQHSGFKYVDEGSGEVLLLLHGLFGALSNWQGVIDEFARDYRVVIPMLPVYDMPLTRAGITGLVEFVEGFVKTMGLNEPATVLGNSLGGHVALVYTLRNSARVQRLVLTGSSGLFEDSMGGSFPRRGDYAYVQERVAYTFYDPKVATKELVDEVFDVTNSNAKCLRIITIARSAQRHNLTKDLGRIQVPVLLIWGLNDTITPPLVAHEFHRLLPNSELHFLDHCGHAPMMERPQAFNRLLHQFLQQQVPQPTIGA is encoded by the coding sequence ATGGAATTGCAGATTAAGCAGCACAGCGGATTCAAATATGTGGATGAGGGCAGCGGCGAGGTATTGCTGCTGCTGCACGGCTTGTTCGGGGCTCTCAGCAACTGGCAAGGCGTTATCGACGAGTTTGCCCGCGATTATCGCGTTGTCATACCGATGCTGCCCGTGTACGATATGCCCCTCACGCGGGCCGGCATTACGGGCTTGGTCGAGTTTGTGGAAGGCTTCGTGAAAACCATGGGCCTGAACGAGCCAGCTACCGTGCTCGGCAACTCTTTGGGCGGCCACGTGGCGCTGGTGTACACCTTGCGCAACTCCGCGCGGGTGCAGCGCCTGGTGCTTACGGGCAGCAGCGGCCTGTTCGAAGACTCTATGGGCGGCTCCTTCCCGCGCCGCGGCGATTACGCCTACGTGCAGGAGCGCGTGGCCTACACCTTCTACGACCCCAAGGTGGCTACCAAGGAGCTGGTCGATGAGGTGTTCGATGTTACGAACTCCAATGCCAAGTGCTTGCGCATCATTACCATTGCGCGTTCGGCACAGCGCCACAACCTCACCAAGGACCTAGGCCGCATTCAGGTGCCCGTGTTGCTGATCTGGGGCCTCAACGACACCATTACGCCGCCACTTGTAGCCCACGAGTTTCACCGTTTGCTGCCCAACTCCGAACTGCACTTCCTCGATCATTGCGGCCACGCCCCCATGATGGAGCGCCCACAGGCGTTTAACCGCCTGTTGCATCAGTTTTTGCAGCAACAAGTGCCCCAGCCCACCATCGGCGCGTAG
- a CDS encoding CBS domain-containing protein, whose product MHSMLAEDLLNQMIPPLKVSDSAGKAARWLEEFHVDQLPVVQNRQYRGMVTEADLIDVATNPEQLLGSVAFGFAEVHVQRDQHFYSVMEMAIRNKVQLVPVLDDQREYLGVVTVGDTLAAFGQIPGNAGESGILVMSMEERDYSLSQISRYIEENNAKVLSSHVAEDESDTRRIRLTLKLNTSNMGRIVATLERFGYVITAQFSGAGEITEADQERLDSLMRYLSL is encoded by the coding sequence ATGCACTCGATGCTCGCCGAAGACCTGCTGAACCAAATGATTCCGCCGCTGAAGGTATCCGACTCGGCGGGCAAGGCAGCGCGTTGGCTGGAGGAATTCCACGTCGATCAGCTGCCCGTGGTACAAAACCGCCAGTACCGGGGCATGGTTACCGAGGCCGACCTAATCGATGTGGCCACCAACCCCGAGCAGCTGCTTGGCAGCGTGGCCTTTGGTTTTGCTGAGGTGCACGTGCAGCGCGACCAGCACTTTTACTCCGTGATGGAAATGGCCATCCGCAATAAGGTGCAGCTGGTGCCCGTGCTCGACGACCAACGCGAGTACCTAGGCGTGGTAACCGTAGGCGATACGCTGGCCGCGTTCGGGCAAATACCCGGCAACGCCGGCGAAAGCGGCATCCTGGTGATGTCGATGGAAGAGCGGGACTACTCCTTGAGCCAAATCAGCCGCTACATCGAGGAAAACAACGCCAAAGTGCTCAGCTCGCACGTAGCCGAAGACGAGTCCGATACGCGCCGCATTCGTCTGACGCTTAAGTTGAATACCAGCAACATGGGCCGCATTGTGGCTACGCTCGAGCGGTTCGGGTACGTGATAACGGCGCAGTTCAGCGGAGCCGGCGAAATTACCGAGGCCGACCAAGAGCGCCTCGATTCGCTGATGCGCTACCTGAGTTTGTAG
- a CDS encoding POTRA domain-containing protein codes for MRTAVVAAILWIALWGAATAAKVGNLAVHNAAHAGPPPDSVRRVALDSLLAAQCPGYSAVRVGQVLFVGNEVTKEHILRAELDFREGDTLQVAELASRLERNRARLYNLQLFNQVAAQVTCRDGELIVLFGVQERWYTFPVPIFSFADRNIRSWLDRPDRWQRFDYGLHLTRYNFRGRNEQLLGNLQFGFNRKYELFYLTPSLGRFRRMGLSVGASLLQSRALDYDTRQDQLLALRTDNAFPVQRWYVTGGLRWRRTVQRLTTLDGYYYHERISDSVQRRNPNYFLGARQRAFVDVVLSRTLNQRNSFAYPLSGSFLQLSLTQRFFVASASPPITTLAGRYARYFDLGKGFYYSASGEARLRIAQRLAYADSRALGYRQALVRGYDSFVVDGRHYGVVRQGLSYRIFDAGRLNLPMLNDPRLNRVPLVLYLNTFADAGYVAERSVPATNRLPNQLLASLGVGLHLVTYYDRVFTLEYARTLNGFGGFFFRTEFPI; via the coding sequence GTGCGAACAGCCGTAGTTGCCGCCATCCTTTGGATAGCGTTGTGGGGTGCGGCCACCGCCGCCAAGGTCGGCAACCTCGCTGTACACAACGCTGCTCATGCGGGGCCTCCGCCCGATTCGGTGCGGCGCGTTGCCCTCGATAGCCTGCTGGCTGCACAGTGCCCCGGCTACTCGGCCGTGCGGGTTGGCCAGGTATTATTCGTCGGCAACGAGGTAACTAAAGAGCACATCTTGCGCGCCGAACTCGATTTCCGCGAAGGCGACACCCTGCAAGTAGCCGAGTTGGCCTCCCGCCTCGAGCGAAACCGGGCGCGGCTCTACAACCTGCAACTGTTCAACCAAGTAGCGGCCCAAGTAACCTGCCGCGACGGCGAGCTGATTGTGTTGTTTGGAGTGCAGGAGCGCTGGTACACGTTTCCGGTGCCCATTTTCTCCTTCGCCGACCGCAACATCCGCTCCTGGCTCGACCGGCCCGACCGCTGGCAGCGCTTCGATTACGGTTTGCACCTCACGCGCTACAATTTTCGGGGACGCAACGAGCAATTGCTGGGCAACTTGCAGTTTGGATTCAACCGCAAATACGAGCTGTTTTACCTCACGCCTTCCCTAGGTCGATTCCGGCGCATGGGCCTATCGGTAGGGGCTTCGCTGCTGCAAAGCCGCGCCCTCGACTATGATACCCGCCAAGATCAGCTGCTGGCGCTGCGCACCGACAACGCCTTTCCGGTACAGCGCTGGTACGTAACCGGCGGATTGCGCTGGCGCCGCACCGTGCAGCGCCTCACCACGCTCGATGGCTATTATTACCACGAACGCATTTCCGACTCGGTGCAGCGGCGCAACCCCAATTATTTCCTAGGTGCCCGCCAGCGCGCATTCGTGGATGTGGTGCTGAGCCGCACCCTCAACCAGCGCAACTCGTTTGCCTATCCGCTTAGTGGGTCTTTTCTGCAGCTTAGCCTCACGCAGCGGTTCTTCGTGGCATCGGCCAGCCCACCCATCACTACGCTTGCCGGCCGCTATGCCCGATACTTCGACCTAGGCAAGGGCTTTTACTACAGCGCCAGCGGCGAGGCCCGGCTCCGGATAGCCCAGCGCCTGGCCTACGCCGATAGCCGCGCCCTGGGGTACCGCCAGGCCTTGGTCCGCGGTTACGATTCGTTCGTTGTGGATGGCCGCCACTACGGCGTGGTGCGGCAAGGCCTCTCGTACCGCATCTTCGACGCCGGCCGGCTGAACTTGCCCATGCTCAACGACCCGCGCCTGAACCGCGTGCCCCTAGTGCTCTATTTGAATACATTTGCCGATGCGGGGTACGTGGCCGAGCGCTCCGTGCCCGCCACCAACCGCTTGCCCAATCAGTTGCTTGCCAGCTTGGGTGTAGGTTTGCACCTGGTAACCTACTACGATCGGGTGTTCACGCTGGAGTACGCCCGAACGCTCAATGGCTTTGGCGGTTTCTTTTTCCGCACCGAATTTCCCATTTAA